The Bradyrhizobium barranii subsp. barranii genome segment GATATTGTCCTGAACCAGGCGGTCGTTCTGCCGCAGCAGCGCATCGAGCTTGAGCTCGGAGAGCGCCGCCGGATCGTCCTGGGCGGAGAGGAGCGCGCCGGCCTCGCGGGCATGCGGCGCTACCTGCGCGAGCATGAAGCTGCATGCTGCAATACCGGTCAACGCCGTGCTGATTCGCAGCCACTTCATGCCAAGAGTCATACCAAGAGTTGTGCCAAGAGCCTGGACGATCCCGAGATCATTGCGCCTGTTGGTTCGTCTTTCGTCGCAATTCCGCGCGTCCAAAGACATAGTATGCCAAAATTGCGACACAACGTCCCCGACGAAAGAAGGGCTTCTCTCAGGCCGCAAGATTGTGTCGAATTTGCATGAGCAAATGAGCATGGGGCAATTGCGAACCTTTCGGTTCCGCTGGACTAGCAATCATCTGCACCCAACAGTATGGTCCGCGGCGCCTCAAAGATGCCGCGTCAGTGTTTGATTGTGTCTGCCGCCATTGCCACTCCAGGATGAACTACGATGTCCGACCATGTCGTCCCGCACTTCCATAACGATGCCGGTGTCCCCGTCATCGAGATCGGCTCGCAAGAGTTCATGTGCGTCGGCGCCAATCCTCCGTTCGATCATCCGCACGTCTTCCTGGACCTCGGCAACGACAACGAGATCATCTGCCCCTATTGCTCGACGCTGTACCGTTTCGCCGCCGACCTGAAGCCGGGCGAAGCCCGTCCGCCGGAATGCGTGCTGAAGGACAAGGTGGCCTGACCGCCTCTCACGGTCAGGGGTGGCGCTCTCCCGAACGATTGTCATCGCCGGTGCCGGCATAGGTGGACTGACGGCCGCGCTTGCGCTCGCAGCCCGTGGCTTCCGCATCGTCGTGCTGGAAAAGGCCGAGCGGCTCGAGGAAGTCGGCGCCGGCCTGCAACTCTCCCCCAACGCCAGCCGCGTGCTGGTCGAGCTCGGCCTCACCGAGGGGCTCAAGCGAAGCGCCGTCACGCCTGAGGCGCTCTGCGTCATGAGCGCGCGGGCCGGCGGCGAACTGCTGCGCATGCCGCTCGGCGAAGCCGCTTCCGCGCGGGCCGGCGCACCCTATTGGGTGGTGCATCGCGCCGACCTGCAATCCGCGCTGGCCGGTGCGGTCTCCGACCATCCCGATATCGATCTGAAGTTAGGTGCGACCTTCGAGGATGTGGCGCCCCACGCCAAGGGGCTGACGGTCGTCCATCGCAGCGGCACGATACGCCGCAGCGATCTGGCCAGCGCACTGATCGGCGCCGACGGTATCTGGTCGACGGTACGCCAGCATCTGTTTCCCGAGGTGCAGCCGCGCTTCTCCGGCCTGATCGCCTGGCGCGGCACGCTCGATGCCACGCAACTGCCGAAGGATTTTACCGCGCGGCGGGTCCAGCTCTGGATGGGTCCGAACGCCCATCTCGTGGCTTATCCGATCGCCGGCGGGCGCCAGATCAACGTGGTCGCGGTGCTGCCGGGGACCTGGAACAGGCCCGGCTGGAGCACGCCGGGCGACCCCTTCGAGGTGATGGACGCCTTCGCGGCACCGCGCTGGCCATCGCAGGCCAGGATGATGCTCACGGCCGTCGACAATTGGCGCAAATGGGCGCTGTTCGGCGTGCCCGACGGCTGCCCCTGGAGCCAAGGACCGGTCGGCCTGCTCGGTGACGCCGTGCATGCGATGCTGCCATTCGCGGCCCAGGGCGCCGGCATGGCGATCGAGGACGCCGCCGTGCTCGCCCGGCATCTGAGCCTCGAGGCTGCCGAGAGCGCGGCCGGTATCGCGGCGGCGCTGAAGCAATATGGCCGCGCGCGGCAGGCGCGGGTGCGGCGGGTGCAGCGGACGGCGCGGCAGCAGGGCCGCATCTATCATCTCGGTGGGCCGCTCGCGATCGCGCGCGATGTTGCGATCCGCGCGCTCGGCCCGGAGCGCATGCTGGCGCGACAGGACTGGATCTACGGCTGGCGGCCCTGAGGCGGGCGCAATCGTGTCAACTCAGCGAACGGCGCTACCGGATTTCGGGGCGGGCTTGATGTCCGGCCGCTGTGGAGCAGAGGCCGCCGGCGTCGCACCGGGCGGCGTTTCCCGGCACTTGTTGCGGCGCCATGCGTCCTCGGCAAGTTGCGACTGCCCGCGCACCGCGATGTAGTCGTTGCGATAGGCGAGCTCGGATACGACAGCGCCGCCGGTCCCGGTCTCCGCCTTGTCCATCAGCTTCTGCAAATCCGCGGTGCGGGTAGCGAGCGCCTTGCGCTCGCCCTCGAGCTGCTTGCAGTCGTACAATTCGTATTTGCCGGGGTCGGCAAAGGCCGGAGCGACCGTCTCGCTCATGCTGGCGCAGCCGGACAGTGCGCCGCCCGCAAGCAGCACAACGAGCGCGCCGCAGAAGCGCAGCGGAGAGGGAAGCGAAGCAGCCATGCCGGATAAATAGTCCCCGTGGATTGAGAATGCCTAAAGCAACAACAGATGTCCGGATTGAGGCTTTGCCTTGCGCAGCCGGCTCGCTTAAGGAAGAACCGCCCATCCGGCCCGCGAAACGCGCCAATTCCAGACGGCCGGAGGTGGACTTAACTAGTTGATCTCGTTGGATCAAGCGGGCATGGCGGAATTGGTAGACGCAAGGGACTTAAAATCCCTCGGCGCGCAAGCGCTGTGCCGGTTCGACCCCGGCTGCCCGCACCATCGGAGCTGACGGGGCGAGCCTCCGCCCAAAGGCGGACGGCAGACCGATGCAGTCACGAACCGGCTGGAGCCCCCGCGGGGGCAAGGCGCGGTCCTTTTCCGGCGGACACGGCGGCATGCGTTATGACTGCACACCGTCCGTCTGCAGCCGCCTCGGTCCGGCGCGAAAGTCGAGCAGCAGGATCCAGAAACTTGTCAGCGCAATGATGAGGAGGATGAAGCTGCCCTCGAATGCCGTCCCAAGAATCGAGATCAGTGCCGGAAAGGCGAGACCGACGGCGAGGAACGCGGCAAGTGACAGGGCCGGAAGATCGACGACGAGGATCGCGGCATAAAGCGCGAGCTCGAAGAAGGCATATTCCTTGAGGCGCGGCGAGCTGAGATAGAGCGCAAACATCGCGAACACCGTGATGCGCATGGCGACGCGGGGATGATCGATCAGCCAGCGATCCAGTCGCGCAAGAAGTGATCCGCCGTCCTGCGCCGGCTGGCTCGCGACCACGCGCAGGATGGACAAGGCGAACGGCACCAGCACGAGCGCGAGTGCTGCGAATGCATAGGTCGCGAACGTCGCCGCCTTGCTGTCACCGAGGCCGGCATGATCCATGAGGTCGCGCGCCGCCAGCAGCAGCGACGGATTGATCTCGAAGAGATCGACGAGATGCTGGTCGGGGATCTTTCCGCCCATCGCCAGTTGCCAGCTCGCGAACAGCTCGGGGTACATCAGCCGCGATATCAGGATCGGCAAGGCGAAGCTGAACGCCGCAACCGCGATCAGCGCGAGCTTGCGACCGCGTGGCAGCGGCAGGAAATAGAGCGCGGCCAGCACGGGAAAGAACACCAGCTTGAACGACGTTACGAGGCCGAGCAGCGCGGCGCCGGCGAGCCGCGGCGGAAAACTGCGATCCTCGGGCGCGCCGGACGCAGCCGGAGAAAGCAGGAGTCTCAGCGCAATCGCGGTCAGCACGCCGCTCAGGATCGCGAAGTTGCCGGACGCCTGCACCCATTCGAAACCGACGAACGCGCCGAGCGTGCAGAGCACCCTCAGCGCAACATCGCGCGCGCCCGCGCGCGTTCGGCCAAGACCGGGCAAGAGGAGCCCGCAAAGCACGGCGAGGACAGGAAAGATGCCCTTGTAGTGATCGACCAGAAGTCCACCCGCGCACAACGGGCGGAAGACATCCAGCGTCACCGGCAGATAGGGATAAGAGAGCTTGGTGCCCTTCAGGTTCTTGACGAAATAGGGATCGAGCCCGCTGGCATAGGCATCGACCGCCGCGCAATTGACGCGAGTGTCCCAGCCATATTTCATATCGAGCACGGCGTCGTTGGCGAGATTGCCGAGCACCAGCAGTGCGGTCAGTGCGATCAGGCAGGCGAGCCAAAAGTTCCGCCGCGAAGCCATGTCGGCCGAGGGGTCCAACCATCGTGCTGCACCGGTGACATCGGACACAATCGGATACCTTGTTGGGCCGGGTTTCTCCGCCAACGCGGCGCCAGGCCGTGCCACCATGGACAGGATGGGTTGCGGATTCATCTCCCCTGTGCGTTGCGCTCGCGCTTATGGTGAATCCCTGGTTGCCAGCCGTCCGTCTGGACGGCGGGAACCGGTTCCCTGTCGCCGCGACCGGCAGATCCGCCGCCCCCTACCGCGACGAGCGGGCGGCAAGCCAGGCATCGAGTGCTTCGCGCGTGTCCCGGGTCGCCGCCATGCGTGCGAACTGCTCGCTCTCGATGGCGAGGCCTTCCGAGATCGAGACGTTGAGGCCCCGCGTGGCGGCGGTGATGACGCGGGCGACCGCCAGGTGCGAATGCCGCGTGATGCGGTCTGCCAGTGCGAAGGCTGCGTCCAGCAGCTGCCCGTGCGGCACGACGTGGTTGACCAAACCGATCTCATGAGCCCGCTGTGGTGAAAAGGAATCTCCTGTCAGGAGATATTCGAGCGCCCGCTTCCGGCCTGCGAGCCGTGGCAGGCGCTGCGTGCCGCCGAAGGTCGGCGTGATTCCGATCGCGATCTCGGGCTTGGCGAAGCTCGCCCGCTCGCTCGCGACGGCGAGGTGCACGGCTTCCGTGATCTCGCAGCCGCCGCCGAAGGCGATGCCGTTCACGGCGGCGATGATCGGCTTCGAAAACGCCTCCATGCGCGCCGTCATCGCCTGCCCGCGCCGCACGAAGGCCTTTACCGCCGCGTCCGGCCCGCATTTCACGCTCTCCGAGAACTCGGCGATGTCGGCGCCGGCCGAGAAGGCGCGGTCGCCCGCCCCGGTCAGGATCACGGCGCGGATATCGGCATCGTCCTCGATACGATCGAGGATCGCCATCAGGCGGTCGACGAGGCCGTAGCTCAGCGCATTGAGCTTGTTCGGGCGATTGAACGTCAGCAGCGCGACAGCGCCTCGCGTTTCGGAGAGTACGAGATCGGACAAGTGCAGGCTCCTTCCAGGTCGAATTCCAGGTCGAACAGGCGCGGAAGTCAGCCACAGCGATCTTGTCGTGTATACTCACTAGGCAGTATACATTGGCGATGTCAGGCAAAGGCGACACCACGCGCGAGCAGATCGTCATCGCGGCGACGCGCCTGTTCTATCAGGGCGGTGAGCATGGACGCGGTCGCCGAGAAGGCCGGCGTCACCAAGAAGACGCTCTATTATCACTTCACCAGCAAGGACGAGCTCGTCGCCGAGACCATCGCGGCCAGGGACCAGCCGACGCTGGAGCTCTATATGCGCTGGTTCGCCGAGACCGAGGGCACGGTGGCCGACAAGGTCCGCGGTCTCTTCACAAGGCTCGGACGCTCCGTGGATACGCCCCGATGGCGCGGCTGCGGATTCCTGCGCACCATCGCCGAGCTCGCAAACACGCCGGCACATCCCGCGGTCAAGGCCGGCGCGGCGCACAAGAAGCGTTTTGAAGCGTGGCTCGAAACCGAATTGCGCGAGCATGGCGTTGCCGGTGCACCGGCGCTCGCGCGCCAGCTTGTGATCCTGCTCGACGGCGCCACGACCGTGATGCTGATCCATCGCGATCTCGACTATGTCGACACCGCGGGACGCTTGGCGCTCGGCCTGGTCGAGCAGGCCCGTAGCGCACGATGATGGACGAGGCGGCCCTTCCCGAGCCGGCGACATCACCAATTCTTGTGCACCCGCCTGTCAGCCATCCCGAAACATGGGTTGTGCGACGCAGCATAACCGATAGAAAAGCCTCTGATTTTCAGAGGTGAGCTTTGTCCGACGTCAATGCCGACGATTGGGTGTCCTCGGGACACCGGCCTATGGGTTTTCCAGAATTCGTCATCGTGATCGCGTCCATCATGGCGCTGAATCCGCTTGCGATGGACATGATGCTGCCGGCGCTGCCCAACATCGGGGCAGCCTTCGCCATTCCCAACGCCAACCATCTTCAGCTGGTGCTCTCGACCTTCCTGATCGGCTTCGGTGCCGGGCAGTTCGTCATGGGCCCGTTGTCGGACCGCTTCGGCCGCCGCCCGGTGCTGCTCGGCGGCATGGCGGTCTATGCGGTGGCAAGCGTGCTGGCGGTCGCCGCGCCCTCGTTCGAGACGCTGCTGCTGGCGCGCGCGCTGCAAGGGCTCGGCACGTCGGCGACGCGCGTGATCGCGACCTCGATCGTGCGCGACTGCTATGTCGGCCGCCGGATGGCGAGCGTGATGTCGCTCGCCATGATGGTGTTCATCGCGGTGCCGGTGATTGCGCCCTCGTTCGGGCAGGCGGTGCTGCTGGTCACGCAATGGCGCGGCATCTTCGTCGTACTGATGCTCTACGGACTGCTCGCGCTCGCATGGAGCGTGCTGCGGCTGCCTGAAACCCCTCCGGAGTCCGAGCGCAGGTCGCTGGCGCCCGCAGACGTGCTCTCGGCGTTCCGGCAGACCGTGACCAACCGCCAGACCATCGGCTATGCAACGGCCGCCGGCAGCGTGATAGGCGCGCTCTTTGCCTATGTCTTCTCGGCGCAGCAGGTCTTCACCGGCGTCTATCATCTCGGCCATTATTTCCCGATTGCCTTCGCCGCGATCGCGGCCGGCACCGCGATCGCCGGCTTCCTCAATGCGAAGCTGGTCGGACGGCTCGGCATGCGCGTGATCTCGCACAGCGCGCTGACGCTCTACACCGCGGTTGCGGGCGTGATGCTGCTGACGGAAACTCTCGGCATGCTGCCGCTCTCCTTGTTCATGGTGCTGTCCGCCCTGATGATGTTCTCGTTCGGCATGATGGTCGCGAACTTCACCGCGCTGGCCATGGAGCCGCAGGGCCACATCGCCGGCACCGCCTCCTCGCTCTACGGCTCGATCACGACGCTGATCGGCATCGTCGTCGGAATGGCGATCGGGCAGAGTTTCGACGGCACGCTGCTGCCGTTCTCGGTCGGCTTCTTCCTGTCGACGCTGGCGGCGCTTGCGATCGTGCTGGTGGTGGAAAAGGGACGGCTGTTCAAGCCGCATCATCGTCCCATCGCATGAGGAACTTCCCGGCCGCATCGATGTTGTACTGCAGCAATTCGAAAGGCCGCCTCATGGAACCGGAACATCGCGAAGACAGCACCACCCCGGATCGGGCGGAAACGGAACGCTCGACGCCGGGCGCCGACCGAACTGCGTTCACTCCCCCCTTCGCGAGCGAAGGCCTTGAAGGAATCCGCGACAGCCACTGCTGAGCGCAAAGCCTAGTCCGTCGGGCGCTTGCTGGCGCTGAAGTCCTGCGCGGCGCTCTCGGGCGTCGCGCTGCTCGTTCGCGGTGGCACGATCAGCACGACCACGTCCCGCGTCAGGCCGGGCTTGCCCCATAGCGTCACCTGCACGGTGAACTGGCGCCTGACGAAATGCTCGGCGCGCGCGGACACGGACTCCATCCACCTGCCGCAATAGTCCTGGCCGCTGAAACAGAGCGCGGCCCAACCGCGATCCAATGTCGTCTTTCGCGGCATGCCCCATGTGTACTGAAATTCGAACGGCCGCGCGTAGTACGGATGGTCCGGACTGTAGAACGCGGTCGCAAAGGCCAGCGAATCGTCGCCACTGACGGCGCTGAGCGGCTCCCCGGTCAGCTCGTGCCATTCGCGAGTAATCTCGTTGGCTACCTGCGCGTAGAAATTCCGGCCCTCTTCGTAGCCGTGATTGTTGCGATAGACGGCGTGAATCGGAGC includes the following:
- a CDS encoding zinc-finger domain-containing protein; the protein is MSDHVVPHFHNDAGVPVIEIGSQEFMCVGANPPFDHPHVFLDLGNDNEIICPYCSTLYRFAADLKPGEARPPECVLKDKVA
- a CDS encoding FAD-dependent monooxygenase, producing MALSRTIVIAGAGIGGLTAALALAARGFRIVVLEKAERLEEVGAGLQLSPNASRVLVELGLTEGLKRSAVTPEALCVMSARAGGELLRMPLGEAASARAGAPYWVVHRADLQSALAGAVSDHPDIDLKLGATFEDVAPHAKGLTVVHRSGTIRRSDLASALIGADGIWSTVRQHLFPEVQPRFSGLIAWRGTLDATQLPKDFTARRVQLWMGPNAHLVAYPIAGGRQINVVAVLPGTWNRPGWSTPGDPFEVMDAFAAPRWPSQARMMLTAVDNWRKWALFGVPDGCPWSQGPVGLLGDAVHAMLPFAAQGAGMAIEDAAVLARHLSLEAAESAAGIAAALKQYGRARQARVRRVQRTARQQGRIYHLGGPLAIARDVAIRALGPERMLARQDWIYGWRP
- a CDS encoding twin-arginine translocation pathway signal — protein: MAASLPSPLRFCGALVVLLAGGALSGCASMSETVAPAFADPGKYELYDCKQLEGERKALATRTADLQKLMDKAETGTGGAVVSELAYRNDYIAVRGQSQLAEDAWRRNKCRETPPGATPAASAPQRPDIKPAPKSGSAVR
- a CDS encoding crotonase/enoyl-CoA hydratase family protein, with translation MSDLVLSETRGAVALLTFNRPNKLNALSYGLVDRLMAILDRIEDDADIRAVILTGAGDRAFSAGADIAEFSESVKCGPDAAVKAFVRRGQAMTARMEAFSKPIIAAVNGIAFGGGCEITEAVHLAVASERASFAKPEIAIGITPTFGGTQRLPRLAGRKRALEYLLTGDSFSPQRAHEIGLVNHVVPHGQLLDAAFALADRITRHSHLAVARVITAATRGLNVSISEGLAIESEQFARMAATRDTREALDAWLAARSSR
- a CDS encoding TetR/AcrR family transcriptional regulator yields the protein MDAVAEKAGVTKKTLYYHFTSKDELVAETIAARDQPTLELYMRWFAETEGTVADKVRGLFTRLGRSVDTPRWRGCGFLRTIAELANTPAHPAVKAGAAHKKRFEAWLETELREHGVAGAPALARQLVILLDGATTVMLIHRDLDYVDTAGRLALGLVEQARSAR
- a CDS encoding multidrug effflux MFS transporter yields the protein MGFPEFVIVIASIMALNPLAMDMMLPALPNIGAAFAIPNANHLQLVLSTFLIGFGAGQFVMGPLSDRFGRRPVLLGGMAVYAVASVLAVAAPSFETLLLARALQGLGTSATRVIATSIVRDCYVGRRMASVMSLAMMVFIAVPVIAPSFGQAVLLVTQWRGIFVVLMLYGLLALAWSVLRLPETPPESERRSLAPADVLSAFRQTVTNRQTIGYATAAGSVIGALFAYVFSAQQVFTGVYHLGHYFPIAFAAIAAGTAIAGFLNAKLVGRLGMRVISHSALTLYTAVAGVMLLTETLGMLPLSLFMVLSALMMFSFGMMVANFTALAMEPQGHIAGTASSLYGSITTLIGIVVGMAIGQSFDGTLLPFSVGFFLSTLAALAIVLVVEKGRLFKPHHRPIA